The following is a genomic window from Geobacillus subterraneus.
CGAGTTTCGGTTCATTCACCCTTCGTTTGGATGACTTGGGCGTGCTGGCCGGATTGGTCTTGCATTTGTTTGCCTTTGTTTCCCCCAGCGGCGCGAGGCTGTGTTCCGATATGGTTCGGCACAAAATGTTTGCGGCTTCCTTTCGGATTGCTCATCATCTTCGCCTCCTCGCCATCTAGTCTGTCCGCCCGGAGGACCGCTATGCATGGGTTATTCTGCTTTCTTGAGCATCCGCTCTTCCAGCTTTTTCTCGATCTTTTCGAGCGCTTCCCGGTCATTTAACAATTGTCGCTTATTCTCGCTGATCAATTCTTGGAGAGTCATTTTGCGGGATCGTCTCATCGCTCCAACCTCCCCTCATTTTTATTGTAATCCTATTCATGCCCAAAAAAGATAAAAATTATGACAACTTTTCGAAAAATAACGAATCAAGAAAAAAGCCCTTTCGCTAAAACCAGCTGATGGTTAACGAAAGAGCGCTGTTTCTTTCTCGAGCTGAGCGGCGGTCACCGGACCGACGATTTTTTGCCGGATGACGCCGTTCGGATCGATGATATACGTCGTTGGAATCGTTTGAACCCGATATTGATGGAGCGCCTCGCCGCGGACATCGAAAGCGACCGGCAGCGTCAGCTTCCCGCTTTTTACAAATCGCTCCGCGTTATCGAGCGTGTCTTGTGTGGTCAAATGGACAGCGAGCAACATGACTTCACGGCCATGCTGTTTGTAAAACTTCTCAAGCTCCGGCATTTCCTTTTTGCACGGCGGACACCATGACGTCCAAAAGTTAAGGACGACCGCCTTGCCGCGCAAATCGGACAGCTTGACCGGCTCGCCGCCAAGCGTCGGCATCGTCAAGTCGGGGGCTGCATGGCCGATTTCCGGGCCGATTTCGGTTTCGCTTGTCCCATTCGGTTTCTCGGCGGCCATCGCATCCCAAAGGCCGTAGCCGGTGACGGCTAAAAACAAAAGAACGAGCAACCATTTTCGCACCTTTTTCCCTCCCTGCCGGCCAGCGCCCCGCTTCGCGTCCAGCGCCCTTTGCCGTTCTGTCC
Proteins encoded in this region:
- a CDS encoding acid-soluble spore protein N — protein: MSNPKGSRKHFVPNHIGTQPRAAGGNKGKQMQDQSGQHAQVIQTKGE
- a CDS encoding FbpB family small basic protein; the protein is MRRSRKMTLQELISENKRQLLNDREALEKIEKKLEERMLKKAE
- a CDS encoding TlpA family protein disulfide reductase, translating into MRKWLLVLLFLAVTGYGLWDAMAAEKPNGTSETEIGPEIGHAAPDLTMPTLGGEPVKLSDLRGKAVVLNFWTSWCPPCKKEMPELEKFYKQHGREVMLLAVHLTTQDTLDNAERFVKSGKLTLPVAFDVRGEALHQYRVQTIPTTYIIDPNGVIRQKIVGPVTAAQLEKETALFR